One Pseudomonas tolaasii NCPPB 2192 genomic window carries:
- the aldA gene encoding aldehyde dehydrogenase, producing MQPERNFYNGQFAEPATDALIAVYNPATETLIGHVSAATPDEAIAAVDAAAAAQKTWGKLTSIERAEHLRAFADALDTHAEAIGAALAGESGKSVSDASNEARYAAQITRYHAEWARRIEGEIIPSDTPDENLFLQREPIGVVACLIPFNYPVYTLLRKIAPALIAGNTVVVRPSNNTPLSAFEIAKAVVSAGIPAGVINILTMDHATAASVCTHKAVGLITLTGSVNAGRIVLDYCKANIAKPSLELGGKTPAIIEADANLEQAASAIVASKTTHCGQLCTAVERVYVHEAVYDRFLALLKSKISAVKFGDRAADASLMGPLVNASSQKNIHAMVERAVAAGAVLETGGVLPEGPGHFYPPTLLSGCRQDMEIIQEEIFGPVLPVLKYRDIDEALAMANDHQFGLSSVLYTENYRTAMKVANAIEAGELYVNRTPADPYQGFHAGWKRSGLGGDDGKHGMLEFTQTRLVVMKY from the coding sequence ATGCAACCCGAGCGCAATTTCTACAACGGCCAGTTCGCCGAACCCGCCACCGACGCCCTGATCGCCGTCTACAACCCCGCCACCGAAACCCTGATCGGCCACGTCAGCGCCGCCACCCCCGACGAAGCCATCGCCGCCGTCGATGCCGCCGCCGCCGCCCAGAAAACCTGGGGCAAACTCACCAGCATCGAACGCGCCGAGCACCTGCGGGCCTTCGCCGACGCGCTGGATACCCACGCCGAAGCCATCGGCGCCGCCCTGGCCGGCGAGTCGGGCAAAAGCGTCAGCGACGCCAGCAACGAAGCCCGCTACGCCGCACAAATCACCCGCTACCACGCCGAATGGGCCCGCCGCATTGAAGGCGAAATCATTCCCAGCGACACCCCGGACGAAAACCTGTTTCTGCAACGCGAGCCCATCGGCGTCGTGGCCTGCCTGATTCCGTTCAACTACCCGGTCTACACCCTGCTGCGCAAGATCGCCCCGGCGCTGATCGCCGGCAACACCGTGGTGGTGCGCCCCAGCAACAACACGCCCCTGTCGGCATTCGAAATCGCCAAGGCGGTGGTCTCCGCCGGGATTCCGGCCGGTGTGATCAACATCCTGACCATGGACCACGCCACCGCCGCCAGCGTGTGCACGCACAAGGCCGTTGGCCTGATCACCCTCACCGGCAGCGTCAACGCCGGGCGCATCGTGTTGGATTACTGCAAGGCCAATATCGCCAAACCGTCCCTGGAGCTGGGTGGCAAGACCCCGGCGATCATCGAAGCCGATGCCAACCTGGAACAGGCCGCCAGTGCCATTGTCGCCTCCAAGACCACCCACTGCGGCCAACTGTGCACGGCGGTGGAGCGCGTCTATGTGCACGAGGCTGTCTACGACCGGTTCCTGGCCTTGCTGAAAAGCAAAATCAGCGCAGTGAAGTTCGGTGACCGTGCCGCCGACGCCAGCCTGATGGGCCCGCTGGTCAACGCCAGTTCGCAAAAGAATATCCACGCCATGGTCGAGCGCGCCGTCGCCGCCGGTGCTGTACTGGAAACAGGCGGCGTGTTGCCCGAGGGGCCAGGCCATTTCTACCCGCCGACCCTACTCAGTGGTTGCCGCCAGGACATGGAGATCATCCAGGAAGAAATCTTCGGCCCGGTGTTGCCGGTGCTCAAGTACCGCGACATCGATGAAGCGCTGGCCATGGCCAACGATCATCAGTTCGGTCTGTCGTCGGTGCTCTACACCGAGAACTACCGCACGGCGATGAAAGTGGCCAATGCCATCGAAGCCGGCGAGTTGTACGTCAATCGAACCCCGGCGGACCCGTATCAGGGGTTCCACGCCGGCTGGAAACGCTCAGGGCTGGGCGGCGATGACGGTAAGCACGGGATGCTTGAGTTCACCCAGACCCGCCTGGTGGTCATGAAGTACTGA
- a CDS encoding MFS transporter has translation MSKPAPVAQVSVAVPAANSDKASRYFQLLFLVLAAGAIYPILYLRQVYQTTMLEVFHINHSELGYLYSMLGTIFLLSYLPSGWLADRLPPRFLIFFSLVATGALGIWYSTVPSMTGLMIIFGCWGLTTGLTFWASVLKRVKMIAHQSEQGRFFGILDGGRGLVEALLATVALGLFAYATQTRSETAAEGFKHVVYLYSFVCIAIGCVLVLLKDPKSMAETAAVEKGKFNLLADLTTLVKIPELWLVTAIVFCGYHMFWATYSFSDYLQGSGMTAVMAGTITTIKLWMRPIGGIGGGWLGDKFSNISVLIVALALVTLAMVGLIVFPAFNSLGLLIGTVIFIGLMTYAIRGLYWAILDSCDIPLRITGLAIGIVSVVGYLPDTFIPLINGYLTDTYPGKAGYNLYFGYIAFIGVLGTLAALTLRARINRKKFNQTGA, from the coding sequence ATGTCCAAGCCTGCACCCGTTGCCCAGGTTTCCGTTGCCGTGCCCGCGGCAAACAGCGACAAAGCCAGTCGCTACTTCCAATTGCTGTTTCTGGTACTGGCCGCAGGGGCGATCTACCCGATCCTCTACCTGCGCCAGGTCTACCAGACCACCATGCTGGAAGTGTTCCACATCAATCACAGCGAGTTGGGTTACCTGTACTCCATGCTCGGCACGATTTTCCTGCTCAGCTACTTGCCCAGCGGCTGGCTGGCCGACCGTTTGCCGCCGCGCTTCCTGATTTTCTTCTCACTGGTCGCCACCGGCGCGCTGGGCATTTGGTACTCGACGGTGCCGTCGATGACCGGCCTGATGATCATTTTCGGCTGCTGGGGCCTGACCACCGGCCTGACGTTCTGGGCCTCGGTGCTCAAGCGCGTGAAGATGATTGCCCACCAAAGCGAGCAAGGCCGTTTCTTCGGCATCCTCGACGGCGGTCGTGGCCTGGTTGAAGCACTGCTCGCCACCGTGGCCCTCGGCCTGTTTGCCTACGCCACGCAAACCCGCAGCGAAACGGCCGCCGAAGGCTTCAAGCACGTGGTCTATCTGTATTCCTTCGTGTGCATCGCGATCGGCTGCGTGCTGGTGCTGCTCAAAGACCCGAAATCCATGGCCGAAACCGCGGCGGTGGAGAAGGGCAAGTTCAACCTGCTCGCCGACCTGACCACCCTGGTGAAAATCCCCGAGCTGTGGCTGGTGACCGCCATCGTGTTCTGCGGTTACCACATGTTCTGGGCCACCTACAGCTTCTCCGACTACCTGCAAGGCAGCGGCATGACCGCCGTCATGGCCGGCACCATCACCACCATCAAGCTGTGGATGCGCCCCATCGGTGGCATCGGCGGCGGCTGGCTGGGGGACAAGTTCTCGAACATTTCGGTGCTGATCGTCGCGTTGGCGCTGGTGACCCTGGCGATGGTCGGGCTGATCGTGTTCCCGGCCTTCAACAGCCTGGGCTTGCTGATCGGCACCGTGATCTTTATCGGGCTGATGACCTACGCGATCCGTGGCCTGTACTGGGCGATCCTCGACAGCTGTGACATCCCGCTGCGCATCACCGGGCTGGCCATCGGCATCGTCTCGGTGGTGGGTTACCTGCCGGACACGTTTATCCCGCTGATCAATGGCTACCTGACCGACACCTACCCGGGCAAGGCCGGTTACAACCTGTATTTCGGCTACATCGCCTTCATCGGCGTGCTCGGCACCCTTGCGGCCTTGACCCTGCGCGCCCGAATCAACCGTAAAAAATTCAACCAGACAGGTGCCTGA
- a CDS encoding mandelate racemase/muconate lactonizing enzyme family protein — protein sequence MKIVALETHIVAVPPPHIGGMYWLFVKLKTDCGIEGVGEIYAATFGPKAMLPIIEDVFERYLLNHDPHHIERFFRQAYSSGFTQRPDLTMMGVVSGLEMACWDIIGKAANKPVYELLGGKVNERLRSYTYLYPVNSKGEYDYDDPDLAAECAIENMNKGFTAVKFDPAGPYTAYSGHQISLEVLERCETFCRKIREAVGDKCDLLFGTHGQMVPSSAIRLAKRLEKYDPLWFEEPVPPGQEDAMAQVAAKTSIPIATGERLTTKYEFFKLLQAGGASILQMNVARCGGLLEAKKIASMAEAYYAQIAPHLYNGPIGAAASFQLATCTPNFLIQESIMTWGGFHAEVLTKPLQWEDGYIIPSTEPGLGVELNMDVVRAHTPYTGERLHLQMAPTPADVKDTSPAKG from the coding sequence ATGAAAATCGTCGCCCTTGAAACCCATATTGTTGCTGTTCCACCGCCGCACATCGGCGGCATGTACTGGCTGTTCGTCAAGCTCAAGACCGACTGCGGCATCGAAGGCGTCGGCGAGATCTACGCCGCTACCTTCGGCCCCAAGGCCATGCTGCCGATCATCGAAGACGTGTTCGAGCGCTACCTGCTCAACCATGACCCGCACCACATCGAGCGTTTCTTCCGCCAGGCGTACTCCAGCGGTTTCACCCAGCGCCCGGACCTGACCATGATGGGCGTGGTCAGCGGCCTGGAAATGGCCTGCTGGGACATCATCGGTAAGGCCGCCAACAAGCCGGTCTACGAGCTGCTCGGCGGCAAGGTCAACGAGCGCCTGCGCTCCTACACCTACCTCTACCCGGTCAACAGCAAAGGCGAGTACGACTACGACGACCCGGACCTGGCCGCCGAGTGTGCCATCGAGAACATGAACAAGGGCTTCACCGCCGTGAAGTTCGACCCAGCCGGCCCGTACACCGCGTACTCCGGCCATCAGATCTCGCTGGAAGTGCTGGAGCGCTGCGAAACCTTCTGCCGCAAGATCCGCGAAGCCGTGGGCGACAAGTGCGACCTGCTGTTCGGCACCCACGGGCAGATGGTGCCGTCGTCGGCGATCCGCCTGGCCAAGCGCCTGGAAAAATACGACCCGCTGTGGTTCGAAGAACCGGTGCCGCCAGGCCAGGAAGACGCCATGGCCCAGGTTGCGGCCAAGACCAGCATCCCGATTGCCACTGGCGAGCGCCTGACCACCAAGTATGAGTTTTTCAAGCTGCTGCAAGCCGGTGGTGCGTCGATCCTGCAGATGAACGTGGCCCGTTGCGGCGGTCTGCTGGAAGCCAAGAAGATCGCGAGCATGGCCGAGGCCTACTACGCCCAAATCGCCCCGCACCTGTACAACGGGCCGATTGGCGCGGCTGCCAGCTTCCAGTTGGCCACCTGCACGCCGAACTTCCTGATCCAGGAAAGCATCATGACCTGGGGCGGTTTCCATGCCGAAGTGCTGACCAAGCCGCTGCAGTGGGAGGACGGCTACATCATCCCGTCCACCGAGCCGGGCCTTGGGGTGGAGCTGAACATGGACGTGGTGCGCGCGCACACGCCGTACACCGGCGAGCGCCTGCACCTGCAAATGGCGCCGACACC